The following are encoded in a window of Kitasatospora fiedleri genomic DNA:
- a CDS encoding IS701 family transposase — protein MALFTDQLFGHLRRADQRRWAHAYVNGLLRTPGKKSIRRLAAVACDSPTASQALHQFINESPWEWEPVCDQLRRWAEAQVRPRAWTAAPVVLPKRGEKSCGVHRRFIPQTGRTVNCQVSAAVFMSTDAGELPVGWCLVLPEPWARGPLRERARIPWTVTSSPEGQLLDVLDVVVRRSQYEPVPVVVDLDGYLDPRRLLDGLIERRLDFVVAIPDGFLLAPLEPQSSGARRPVIAAARVLSDRGAEARPAAARPGRGPVQDSMVQAPGVVAADQRPQPLRLFAQPDGRPEGPGQLWITNMAHRPVEELLGYAERHPATGEAVDLLQRRFGLRDFEGRSFPGWHHHMALVSAAFIYSRLVADPARRGSRPGPDEGSGDGPRPPLGPGARWAEEKAPSYPVAV, from the coding sequence GTGGCCCTGTTCACGGATCAGCTCTTCGGCCACCTGCGCAGGGCCGACCAGCGCAGGTGGGCCCACGCGTACGTCAACGGCCTCCTCAGGACACCCGGCAAGAAGTCCATCCGCCGGCTCGCGGCCGTGGCGTGTGACTCCCCGACGGCATCGCAGGCCCTGCACCAGTTCATCAACGAGAGCCCCTGGGAGTGGGAGCCGGTGTGCGACCAGTTGCGCCGGTGGGCCGAAGCCCAGGTCCGGCCCAGGGCCTGGACGGCCGCCCCCGTGGTCCTGCCCAAGCGCGGTGAGAAGTCGTGCGGAGTGCACCGCCGATTCATCCCGCAGACCGGACGCACCGTCAACTGCCAGGTGAGCGCGGCCGTTTTCATGTCGACGGACGCGGGCGAACTTCCCGTCGGCTGGTGCCTCGTCCTGCCCGAGCCGTGGGCCCGGGGCCCCCTGCGCGAACGCGCCCGCATCCCGTGGACCGTCACGTCCTCGCCCGAGGGCCAACTCCTCGACGTGCTCGACGTGGTGGTGCGGCGTTCGCAGTACGAGCCCGTGCCGGTCGTCGTCGACCTCGACGGCTACCTGGACCCGCGCCGGCTGCTCGACGGACTGATCGAGCGCCGGCTGGACTTCGTCGTCGCGATCCCCGACGGCTTCCTGCTGGCCCCGCTGGAGCCGCAGTCCTCCGGCGCGCGCCGGCCGGTGATCGCGGCGGCCCGGGTGTTGAGCGACCGGGGCGCGGAGGCCCGTCCCGCCGCCGCGAGACCCGGCCGGGGGCCGGTCCAGGACAGCATGGTCCAGGCGCCCGGAGTCGTCGCGGCCGACCAAAGACCCCAGCCGCTCCGCCTGTTCGCCCAGCCTGACGGCCGTCCGGAGGGTCCGGGCCAGCTGTGGATCACCAACATGGCGCACCGTCCGGTGGAGGAGCTCTTAGGGTACGCGGAGCGGCACCCGGCGACCGGCGAGGCCGTCGATCTGCTCCAACGGCGCTTCGGGCTGCGGGACTTCGAGGGCCGCTCGTTCCCCGGCTGGCACCACCACATGGCGCTGGTGTCGGCCGCCTTCATCTACAGCCGTCTGGTGGCCGACCCGGCCCGGCGGGGCTCCCGGCCCGGTCCGGACGAGGGGAGCGGCGACGGGCCGAGGCCGCCGCTCGGGCCCGGCGCCCGGTGGGCGGAGGAGAAGGCTCCGAGCTATCCCGTCGCGGTCTGA
- a CDS encoding maleate cis-trans isomerase family protein: MTSTPSPVDGWDASTRIGVVVPHADVGPEAELQAVAPATVSVHGSRVHFAAMRAGGEMDEKIPYDPILSFVQAPYLDNAVELLAASPLHALALGFTSSSYALKARGERELYERLLPVTRGLPITGTTKAARAAFDALGARRIAVVNPPWFDDTLSGRGADYFREFGYDVVHHGPCGLPSNQKAITPENLSEWIRTTVAAHRPEAVLVAGNGIRAVGTIRALEQELGFDVVTANQVILWHALHLAGAAATAHGITDYGRLFTTTPKDDHA; this comes from the coding sequence GTGACCAGCACCCCTTCGCCCGTCGACGGATGGGACGCCTCGACCCGCATCGGCGTCGTCGTGCCGCACGCGGACGTCGGCCCCGAGGCCGAACTGCAGGCCGTCGCCCCGGCCACGGTGTCCGTCCACGGCTCGCGCGTCCACTTCGCCGCCATGCGCGCGGGCGGCGAGATGGACGAGAAGATCCCGTACGACCCGATCCTGTCCTTCGTCCAGGCGCCGTACCTGGACAACGCCGTGGAACTGCTGGCGGCCTCCCCGCTGCACGCGCTCGCCCTGGGCTTCACCTCCTCCAGCTACGCGTTGAAGGCCCGGGGCGAGCGGGAGCTGTACGAGCGGCTGCTGCCCGTCACCCGGGGCCTGCCGATCACCGGGACCACCAAGGCCGCCCGCGCCGCCTTCGACGCGCTCGGCGCCCGCCGCATCGCGGTGGTCAACCCGCCGTGGTTCGACGACACGCTGTCGGGCCGAGGTGCGGACTACTTCCGCGAGTTCGGGTACGACGTCGTCCACCACGGCCCCTGCGGGCTGCCCTCGAACCAGAAGGCCATCACGCCCGAGAACCTGTCGGAGTGGATCCGCACCACGGTGGCCGCCCACCGGCCGGAGGCCGTCCTGGTGGCCGGCAACGGAATCCGGGCGGTCGGCACCATCAGGGCCCTGGAGCAGGAGCTCGGCTTCGACGTCGTCACCGCGAACCAGGTGATCCTCTGGCACGCCCTCCACCTCGCCGGTGCCGCCGCCACCGCCCACGGCATCACCGACTACGGACGCCTGTTCACCACGACCCCCAAGGACGACCACGCGTGA